The Anaerobaca lacustris genome includes the window TACTACGAGGAGCCGGCGAAACGGCTGCCGATTCGCACATTCGACGTTGTCGTGGCCGGGGGCGGCACGGCCGGCGTGGTGGCCGCAATCGCCGCCGCACGGCAGGGAGCCAGGACCGCGCTGATCGAACTGAAGGGCTATCCGGGCGGCACCGCCACCGAGGGCGGCACGGCCCTGCACAGCTACTACAACCTCTGGAAGGCGTTCGACGTCGAGAAGCGGCAGGTGGTGCGCGGCATCCCGCAGGAGATCATCGATCGGCTCATGAAGGTCGGCGGCTGCACGGGCCACGCCGAGATGCTCGAACACTACAACTACGATTCGGTCTGCACGGCGATCGACACGGAACTGTATAAGCTCATCACGTTCGAGATGCTCGTTGAGGCGGGCGTCCAGGTCTTTGTGAACACGCGGGTGGTCGGCGCGATCGTGGACGGCTCGCGGGTGCGCGGGGCCATCGTCGAGAGCCGTTCGGGACGTGAGGCGTTCTATGCCAAGTCGTTCGTCGATTGCACCGCCTACGGCGACCTGTGCGCGTACGCGGGGGCGAAGTACAGCGAGCCGAACGATTATCCCGTGTGCAACAGCGTGGGCGTCGGCAACGTCGATATCGACAAGTACTACGAGTTCTTCCGATCGAACAAGCTCAGGGGCCAACTGGCCAGGGGCATGCGCAGCGGACGGCCCAACCTGATCGTTCGCGCCGGTGCCGATACCTCGCAGATCAACGTGCCCGAGCTGGCCGAGGGAGCCAGGGCCATCGGCATGTCCTTCATCACCACCACGGTCCACGACAACTACTTCATGTTCATCAAGTGCAATCTCAAGCTGCCGGTCAGCCCCACCGACCGCGACGAGGTGACGAAGGCCGAGTTGGAGATCCGCCGGCGGATGGCCCGCGCCGTCGAACTGTTCCGCCAGTACATCCCCGGCTGCGAAAAGGCGTTCATGGCCCGCACGAGCCCGAACCTCTGCATTCGCCGAGGCCGGCTGATCGAGTGCGACTATGACATCACCCACGAGGATGTGATCGAGGCCCGGCACTTCGACGACGAGATCATGGTCTACGGCTTCCACGACATGGCTCCGCGCCTCCAGGTCAAGGGCGGCGGCACTTACGGCGTCCCGTACCGGGCGCTGTGCGTCAAGGGCATCGAAAACCTCTACGCCTGCGGCATGATGATCACCTCGGACCATCGCGCCCATATGTCCACGCGGAACACCGTCTGCTGCATGGGCCAGGGCCAGGGCATCGGCACCGCCGCCGCCCTGTGCGCCGCCAGGGGTATCGGCACACGCGACCTGCCCTACGGCCCCCTCCGCGACGCCCTCAACCGCGCCGGCGTCTATTTCGAGAGTTAGGCTGTAGAGGCGACATGGTCAAGAAGACAGACAGGCACATGTGGATGTGGTCGGGTAGCCTGCTCAAGGTCCTCCTTCAGAGCCGCTTTCTTGTCGCTCCCAGAGCAACCGAGCTTACCGCTAATCTTCTTGCAGTACGGCCCCGTGGGATGTAACGTAGGAAGAGACTTGCTTGCAGATTGCTGTCGCTTGAGATTGTGGCTGGCCGCAATCGACAGCCTTGTCGACGAAGCACGATTGCGGTTGAACTACCACACTACAGTCGCTTCGTCGGTTGTAGCCAAGGTTGTTGTTGGACAGAGCAACGACAGACAGTGTCCCTGTAAGTGACTTCATAGAAAACACGTAAGGGCCCGTAGCTCAGCGGCAGAGCAGGGGACTCATAATCCCTTGGTCGCTGGTTCGAATCCAGCCGGGCCCAGTGGGGGCGCGTGGATCGTTGTACACGGCCTCTTGTCGCTATGCAAGTCCGCTCTTCTTCTGCCTTTGATCTTGGTACGACGCGCCGGTCCGTCGCGACGAGTGGCTGTTCAACGAAGACACGGTGGCCAGGATTCTCAGGGGCGCCATGGAGAACGGCCCGCGGGCAGACGGGAGGGACGCGCTCGGGACACGAAACAAGGGGCTGCGAATCGGGCCCGCAGCCCCTTGTCCAATTCCTGCAGATTCTCGACTGTCACGGCACAGCGCCGACGTCCGGCCTTAGAAGGGCTTGTGCCGTTGGGCCGTCAGACCGGCCAACCCGGCGATCTCCTCGGCCGAAAGGGCGCGGTCGTAGACCCGGACGTCGTCGATCGCGCCGCGGAGGTACCGGTCGTCCAGATGGCTGTACTGGCGGCCGAGATGGAAGAAATCGGTACTTGGCACGAGGCCGGTGACGCTCGTGGCCGTCTGCGGCGCGCCGTCAATGTAGAGGCGGTTGGTCCTGCCGGCCCGGACACCGACGACATGATGCCACTCGCTGTCAGTGTACGGCGTATCGCTGCTGACGGCGCTCTTGGCCAGATCGTCGGTGCCGTCGCCGACCCACAGGCGGAAGGCATTGCCCGTGTGGCGCACCAGACCGAAGCCGAAGTAGTCTCCGCCGACCTGGGCCAGCTTTCCGCCGATGCCGTGGTAATGCCCTGCGGTGCCCGGATCCAACTTGACCCATGTGGCCAGCGTGAAGTCGCCGGTCACCTCCTCGGGGGTGCACTTCACGTTTGTAGGTAGATCTTCACGGGAGTGGTGCAATCGACTTTATCATTCCGACCGGAGCGCAGCGCAGTGGAGGAATCTGGCGGCGAATGGGACATTGCCTTATCCTCGGCCAGATTTCTCCGTGCGGGCTTCGCCCCATTCGACTTCGCTCAGAGCCTGCCCTGAACGCAGTTGAAGGGGCAAG containing:
- a CDS encoding FAD-dependent oxidoreductase — translated: MDRREFSKRMLMAGAGLGLNAAPVVGSRGDYYEEPAKRLPIRTFDVVVAGGGTAGVVAAIAAARQGARTALIELKGYPGGTATEGGTALHSYYNLWKAFDVEKRQVVRGIPQEIIDRLMKVGGCTGHAEMLEHYNYDSVCTAIDTELYKLITFEMLVEAGVQVFVNTRVVGAIVDGSRVRGAIVESRSGREAFYAKSFVDCTAYGDLCAYAGAKYSEPNDYPVCNSVGVGNVDIDKYYEFFRSNKLRGQLARGMRSGRPNLIVRAGADTSQINVPELAEGARAIGMSFITTTVHDNYFMFIKCNLKLPVSPTDRDEVTKAELEIRRRMARAVELFRQYIPGCEKAFMARTSPNLCIRRGRLIECDYDITHEDVIEARHFDDEIMVYGFHDMAPRLQVKGGGTYGVPYRALCVKGIENLYACGMMITSDHRAHMSTRNTVCCMGQGQGIGTAAALCAARGIGTRDLPYGPLRDALNRAGVYFES
- a CDS encoding LamG domain-containing protein; this translates as MKCTPEEVTGDFTLATWVKLDPGTAGHYHGIGGKLAQVGGDYFGFGLVRHTGNAFRLWVGDGTDDLAKSAVSSDTPYTDSEWHHVVGVRAGRTNRLYIDGAPQTATSVTGLVPSTDFFHLGRQYSHLDDRYLRGAIDDVRVYDRALSAEEIAGLAGLTAQRHKPF